One Bdellovibrio bacteriovorus str. Tiberius DNA segment encodes these proteins:
- a CDS encoding branched-chain amino acid ABC transporter permease, whose product MQDFVQHLINGVSLGSIYALIALGYTMVYGILKMINFAHSDVYMVGAFAAYYFARWLGIENNPGFSTLLTLIVITMICCSLLGLVIERLAYRPLRNSPKLNVLITAIGVSLFLQYSGQVVFGADPKVFPEVMKDFVIFSIGVVEIRSFDVTVLGVGIVAMLGLQFLLFKTKIGRAMRAVSANPMVASLMGVNPDRIIAFTFIVGSSLAGVGSVLVGMKYPKIDPLMGMMIGMKAFVAAVLGGIGNVGGAVLGAMIMGLSEEMVVAYLSSTYRDALAFGILIVILIFKPAGLLGKYSVEKV is encoded by the coding sequence ATGCAGGATTTCGTACAGCATTTGATCAACGGAGTAAGCCTTGGATCCATCTACGCATTGATCGCCCTGGGCTACACGATGGTGTACGGAATTCTGAAAATGATCAACTTCGCCCACTCGGATGTTTACATGGTGGGCGCCTTTGCCGCCTACTATTTCGCCCGCTGGCTGGGAATTGAAAACAACCCCGGCTTCAGCACTCTTCTGACTTTAATTGTCATCACGATGATCTGCTGCAGCCTGCTGGGGCTGGTGATTGAACGTCTGGCATATCGTCCTTTAAGAAATTCACCAAAACTAAATGTCCTGATCACTGCCATCGGCGTCAGTCTGTTTTTGCAATATTCCGGTCAGGTGGTTTTTGGAGCCGATCCCAAAGTGTTTCCTGAAGTCATGAAAGACTTTGTGATCTTCTCTATCGGTGTTGTTGAAATCCGCTCTTTTGATGTGACGGTTCTGGGTGTGGGTATTGTCGCCATGCTGGGACTGCAGTTCCTGTTATTCAAAACAAAAATCGGCCGCGCCATGCGTGCGGTCAGCGCCAACCCGATGGTGGCAAGCCTGATGGGTGTGAACCCGGACCGAATTATTGCTTTCACCTTTATTGTCGGATCTTCGTTGGCTGGTGTCGGCAGTGTTCTGGTCGGCATGAAATATCCCAAAATTGACCCCCTGATGGGCATGATGATCGGAATGAAGGCGTTTGTTGCCGCCGTCCTGGGTGGCATCGGCAACGTCGGCGGTGCGGTTCTGGGTGCGATGATCATGGGCCTTTCGGAAGAAATGGTCGTGGCTTATCTTTCAAGCACCTATCGCGATGCTTTGGCCTTCGGAATTCTGATTGTGATTTTGATCTTTAAGCCGGCGGGTCTGCTGGGTAAATACTCTGTGGAGAAGGTCTGA
- a CDS encoding prolipoprotein diacylglyceryl transferase, with protein sequence MFPFIPLSPTLNVPTYYLVLSLTVCLCLFWISLRADKFELSRKVALDLSLIIMVTGFIGGRLFHVFYENFEHYQEDFARIFYFWNGGFVFYGGAILAGLCSLLYMVFVARVQFEDYLDLFAPVLSFAYVLGRVACLLAGCCYGGTCDLPWAVNGLHPTQAYASLWELGVLFILLGTETTAHSLRPKLLKNPGSIFFLWMVLHGMGRLLMEAFRDDFRGPSLGLSISSWISLTIMALGLFLMIRKPARRS encoded by the coding sequence TTGTTTCCATTCATTCCCCTGTCGCCCACTCTTAACGTTCCCACTTATTATCTCGTTCTGAGTCTGACGGTTTGCCTTTGCCTTTTCTGGATCAGCCTCCGGGCGGACAAGTTTGAACTTTCCCGCAAAGTCGCGCTGGACCTAAGTCTTATCATCATGGTGACGGGCTTTATCGGTGGGCGCCTGTTTCACGTCTTCTATGAAAACTTCGAGCATTATCAGGAAGACTTCGCCCGCATCTTTTATTTCTGGAATGGTGGCTTTGTCTTTTATGGCGGCGCCATTCTGGCGGGCCTTTGCAGTCTGCTCTATATGGTGTTTGTGGCGCGCGTGCAGTTTGAAGACTATCTGGACCTGTTTGCGCCGGTTCTTTCCTTCGCCTATGTGCTGGGCCGGGTGGCCTGCCTGTTGGCGGGTTGTTGTTATGGCGGAACCTGTGACCTTCCCTGGGCGGTGAATGGCCTGCATCCGACCCAAGCCTATGCTTCGCTGTGGGAACTGGGTGTGCTTTTCATTTTGCTGGGGACTGAAACCACGGCGCATTCGCTGCGCCCGAAATTGCTAAAGAACCCAGGCAGCATCTTTTTCCTGTGGATGGTTTTGCATGGAATGGGCCGTCTGCTGATGGAAGCGTTCCGTGATGATTTCCGCGGGCCTTCATTGGGATTGTCAATTTCAAGCTGGATCAGCCTGACTATTATGGCGCTGGGATTATTCCTGATGATTCGCAAACCAGCACGCCGGAGCTGA
- a CDS encoding metal ABC transporter permease, which produces MTSFIELLQIYKWSLPSSILMAAVLALIGSQWSAREKSAQIFVLGQGASLGIVLGLVINILLGTDFHGISLVAGLSLGWVTLLLMDQLIQTKSDRNHIYLTLFVFFLSLTYLISYLTPALESHIAASYFGDLAVMSDTGAQLCLLAAVAFGIFVLKFWRSLSLASFQMVNHSYIHRTWQNRAFDVGTLLLTTMAIQSMGYLFTIGSLFIATSFTATRSRNLQSYLIRMLVISVGGTALGFAVSLLSTNLPTVPCVLLGQMLLGLITYTKK; this is translated from the coding sequence ATGACATCCTTTATTGAACTGCTGCAAATTTATAAGTGGTCCCTGCCGTCTTCAATCCTGATGGCTGCGGTGCTGGCATTAATCGGATCGCAATGGAGTGCCCGCGAAAAAAGTGCACAGATCTTTGTTCTGGGACAAGGTGCCTCACTGGGTATCGTTCTGGGCCTTGTGATCAATATTCTGCTGGGCACAGACTTTCACGGCATCAGCCTCGTCGCGGGTTTGTCGCTGGGTTGGGTTACTTTGCTATTGATGGATCAGCTGATTCAGACCAAGTCCGATCGCAATCACATCTATCTGACCCTGTTCGTATTCTTCCTGTCACTGACCTATCTGATCAGCTATCTGACCCCGGCTTTGGAAAGCCATATTGCCGCATCTTATTTCGGTGATCTGGCGGTGATGAGCGATACGGGTGCTCAACTATGTCTGCTGGCAGCCGTGGCGTTTGGAATCTTTGTTTTGAAGTTCTGGAGATCTTTGTCTTTGGCTTCTTTTCAAATGGTCAATCACAGCTACATTCATCGCACCTGGCAAAACCGCGCCTTTGACGTGGGAACACTGCTGCTGACAACGATGGCGATTCAAAGCATGGGCTATCTTTTCACCATCGGATCTTTGTTCATTGCAACCAGCTTCACCGCCACGCGCAGCAGAAACCTGCAAAGCTATCTGATCAGAATGCTGGTGATTTCCGTGGGTGGAACTGCTTTGGGGTTTGCGGTCTCGCTCTTATCCACAAATCTGCCCACAGTGCCTTGCGTGCTTCTGGGACAGATGTTGTTGGGACTTATCACTTATACAAAGAAATAG
- a CDS encoding branched-chain amino acid ABC transporter permease: protein MKALKNPALALICLAILGFGLDFGVNAYIKLILLFATVNCLLSMSLNLVNGYTGQFSLGHAGFMAIGAYFSAYASTKWGFLPESMQLVQSFIFVIGAGLAAAVAGFLVGLPSLRLKGDYLAIVTLGFGEIIRVALLNMDFVGGPRGLSGIPSFGTFPFAFMFASVWLVICFFTIWRVMHSSHGRGFLSVREDEIAAEAMGINTTRMKVKAFVLSSFFAGVAGALFAHFTNFINPSSFTFLQSVNAVIMVVLGGMGSMTGSIVAAVIITVLPEALRPLQELTGVDLRMVIYSLALILMMILRPKGLFGDLEISDVWRKYVRRSA, encoded by the coding sequence ATGAAAGCCTTAAAAAACCCGGCACTGGCACTTATCTGCCTGGCTATTCTGGGGTTCGGATTGGATTTCGGCGTTAATGCCTACATCAAACTGATCCTGCTTTTTGCCACGGTGAACTGTCTGCTGTCCATGAGCTTGAACCTGGTCAACGGTTACACCGGCCAGTTTTCTTTGGGACACGCGGGCTTTATGGCGATCGGTGCATATTTTTCGGCCTACGCCTCCACCAAGTGGGGCTTCCTGCCTGAATCCATGCAATTGGTGCAGTCCTTTATCTTTGTGATCGGTGCCGGCCTTGCCGCGGCGGTGGCGGGATTTCTGGTGGGTCTGCCATCTTTGCGCCTGAAAGGTGATTACCTTGCCATTGTCACTTTGGGTTTTGGTGAAATCATTCGCGTGGCCCTTTTGAACATGGATTTCGTGGGTGGACCGCGCGGTCTTTCCGGCATTCCAAGCTTTGGAACTTTCCCGTTTGCCTTTATGTTTGCTTCGGTGTGGCTGGTGATTTGTTTCTTCACCATCTGGCGGGTCATGCATTCCAGTCACGGGCGCGGGTTCTTGAGCGTGCGTGAAGACGAAATCGCCGCGGAAGCCATGGGCATAAACACCACACGCATGAAAGTAAAAGCCTTTGTGCTTTCAAGCTTCTTTGCCGGTGTGGCGGGGGCATTGTTTGCGCATTTTACCAATTTCATCAATCCATCGTCTTTCACCTTCCTGCAAAGTGTGAATGCCGTGATCATGGTTGTTCTGGGCGGCATGGGGTCCATGACCGGATCCATCGTGGCCGCGGTCATTATCACCGTATTGCCTGAAGCTTTGCGTCCGCTGCAGGAACTGACTGGTGTCGATCTGCGCATGGTGATTTATTCCCTGGCTTTGATTCTTATGATGATTCTTCGACCAAAAGGTTTGTTCGGGGATTTGGAAATCAGCGATGTTTGGAGAAAATATGTCCGACGTTCTGCTTGA
- a CDS encoding ABC transporter ATP-binding protein codes for MNPLLTVENLDVYYGSIHALKGINFTVNEGEVVSLIGANGAGKTTTLRAISGIVPSQGNIRFRGEDLNKVSTFKRVGLGIAQSPEGRGVFPQMSVLENLEMGAYSRSDKTKIKQDLEMCLTLFPRMKERISQMAGTLSGGEQQMLAISRALMAKPRLLLLDEPSLGLAPLIVAQIFEIVKKLNQEEGMTVLLVEQNARMALKISHRAYVLECGRIVMQDSAQSLLNNDEVRKSYLGV; via the coding sequence ATGAATCCATTATTGACCGTTGAAAATCTGGATGTTTATTACGGCTCTATTCACGCTTTAAAAGGCATCAACTTTACTGTCAATGAAGGCGAAGTGGTGTCCCTGATCGGCGCCAACGGTGCAGGCAAAACCACCACCTTGCGTGCGATTTCCGGCATTGTTCCCAGTCAGGGCAACATCCGTTTCCGCGGTGAGGACTTGAATAAAGTTTCCACCTTCAAGCGCGTGGGTCTGGGCATTGCCCAGTCTCCGGAAGGCCGTGGTGTCTTCCCGCAAATGAGTGTGCTTGAAAATCTGGAGATGGGGGCCTACTCCCGATCGGACAAAACCAAAATCAAACAAGATCTGGAAATGTGCTTAACTCTGTTCCCAAGAATGAAAGAGCGTATTTCCCAGATGGCCGGAACCCTTTCCGGAGGCGAGCAGCAGATGCTGGCTATCAGCCGCGCACTGATGGCAAAGCCACGCTTGTTGCTGCTGGATGAACCTTCCCTGGGGCTGGCTCCGCTGATTGTGGCGCAGATTTTTGAAATCGTAAAAAAGCTGAATCAGGAAGAAGGCATGACCGTCCTTTTGGTTGAACAAAATGCGCGTATGGCGCTGAAAATTTCCCATCGCGCTTACGTGCTAGAGTGCGGTCGCATTGTGATGCAGGACTCTGCCCAAAGCCTTCTGAACAACGACGAAGTCCGCAAAAGCTATCTGGGAGTCTAG
- a CDS encoding ABC transporter substrate-binding protein — translation MKKLLLALILVLPLISGCTKKENEIVIGEYDSLTGSDATFGLSSNKGVRLALDEINAAGGVKGKKISLVTLDDQGKNEEAASAVTRLITQNNVVAVIGGVASGRSKAAAPIAQSNKVPFVSPASTNPDVTKAGDYVFRVCFIDPFQGMVMAKFAKENLKIKKAAILRDVKNDYSVGLADVFAAEFKKGGGEIVADLSYQAGDIDFKAQLTQIRSKNPEAIYVPGYYTEVGLIAQQARQLGVKVPLMGGDGWDSDKLYEIGKEAINGNYYSNHYTTESTDPAVTEFIKKFKAKYNETPDALAALGYDAAKILVAAIERAPDLSGKAIRDELSKTKDFPGVTGKISLNENRDAVKSAVVIQVDGNNRKFVTTITP, via the coding sequence ATGAAAAAACTCCTCTTGGCTCTGATTTTGGTTCTGCCACTTATCAGCGGCTGCACCAAAAAAGAAAATGAAATTGTGATCGGTGAATACGATTCCCTGACTGGAAGCGATGCCACATTCGGACTTAGCTCCAACAAAGGTGTGCGCCTGGCTTTGGATGAAATCAACGCCGCAGGCGGAGTCAAAGGCAAAAAAATCAGCCTGGTGACTTTGGACGATCAGGGTAAAAACGAAGAGGCAGCTTCCGCAGTAACCCGTCTGATCACTCAAAACAACGTCGTAGCTGTCATCGGTGGCGTTGCCAGCGGCAGATCCAAAGCGGCGGCTCCGATTGCCCAGTCCAACAAAGTTCCTTTTGTTTCCCCTGCTTCCACAAATCCCGATGTGACCAAAGCCGGTGATTATGTCTTCCGCGTCTGTTTCATCGACCCATTCCAGGGCATGGTGATGGCAAAGTTCGCGAAAGAAAACCTGAAGATCAAAAAAGCCGCGATCCTGCGTGACGTGAAAAACGACTACAGCGTGGGTCTGGCCGACGTGTTCGCTGCGGAATTCAAAAAAGGCGGCGGCGAAATCGTTGCGGACCTGAGCTATCAGGCCGGCGACATCGACTTCAAAGCCCAGCTGACTCAGATCCGCTCTAAAAATCCGGAAGCGATTTATGTTCCGGGTTATTACACTGAAGTGGGTCTGATTGCCCAACAAGCCCGCCAATTGGGTGTGAAAGTGCCTTTGATGGGTGGTGACGGATGGGATTCTGACAAATTGTACGAGATCGGCAAAGAAGCCATCAACGGCAACTATTACTCCAACCACTACACCACTGAATCCACGGATCCAGCGGTGACTGAGTTTATCAAAAAGTTCAAAGCCAAGTACAATGAAACTCCGGATGCTTTGGCGGCTTTGGGTTACGATGCCGCGAAAATCCTGGTGGCAGCGATTGAGCGCGCGCCAGACTTGTCAGGCAAAGCCATTCGTGATGAACTATCCAAGACAAAAGATTTCCCTGGTGTGACCGGGAAAATCAGCCTGAATGAAAACCGTGACGCTGTGAAAAGTGCGGTGGTCATCCAGGTCGACGGTAACAACCGCAAGTTTGTGACCACTATCACCCCATAA
- a CDS encoding cyclic nucleotide-binding domain-containing protein encodes MKLHPAEIAKEIRAFSFFKSFADDLLLQTSAMVHCESFAAGSFILQEGKQNSSLFFLRSGKVEISLASEVIATLDTRGEVFGEMSVITTNPTSTTVKALSPVECFVIRSEDFGHVHPKDKDRFQALLYQIYCNVLTERLMKTNEKARLFEILNRELHEAQQKIQKVGGRVLLVEPEKKQQLPIRMALGGTGVQLDIADNSESAREFLRDNQYDVVLCEEGCVDVLKEVHEGKKTPYSILLTSKDVQGNLRILEGNRYVDHIISRDAEDRNATIRYVLTALGKLLNKDLFGIEKYLTWGVEVQRKVVSNSTHRESLREDLYGYFKKMGVRSTILDRVNTVVEEMLMNAIYDAPVDSSGKSIFNHVSRKEEIQLDTHQQSQLRYASDGVYLAVGVKDPFGSLTKDIIIDYLLSCYNGSAGSMNANKGGAGRGLHQIIENADLTVFNVKKGVCTEVICMFNIDGQKREAQPSFHYFFV; translated from the coding sequence ATGAAGTTGCACCCGGCTGAAATCGCCAAAGAAATTAGGGCCTTTTCTTTCTTCAAGTCTTTTGCGGACGATCTGCTTTTGCAGACTTCGGCCATGGTTCATTGCGAGTCATTCGCAGCGGGGTCCTTCATTCTTCAAGAGGGCAAACAAAACAGCTCTTTGTTCTTTTTAAGATCCGGAAAAGTCGAAATTTCCCTGGCTTCTGAAGTGATTGCCACTTTGGATACTCGGGGTGAAGTGTTCGGTGAAATGAGTGTGATCACCACAAACCCGACATCCACCACGGTCAAAGCTCTTTCGCCGGTGGAATGTTTTGTGATCCGTTCCGAGGATTTTGGCCATGTTCATCCCAAGGACAAGGACCGTTTCCAGGCCTTGTTATATCAGATTTACTGCAACGTCCTTACAGAACGTCTTATGAAAACCAACGAAAAAGCGCGACTCTTTGAAATCCTGAACCGCGAACTTCACGAAGCCCAGCAGAAAATCCAGAAAGTGGGTGGCCGGGTCTTGTTGGTTGAACCGGAAAAGAAACAACAACTTCCGATTCGCATGGCTCTGGGGGGCACCGGAGTTCAGCTGGATATTGCAGATAACTCCGAAAGTGCGCGCGAATTCCTGCGCGACAACCAGTATGACGTTGTTTTGTGTGAAGAAGGCTGCGTGGATGTGCTTAAAGAAGTCCACGAAGGCAAAAAAACGCCTTATTCCATTTTGCTAACCAGTAAAGATGTTCAGGGGAACCTGCGCATTCTGGAAGGCAATCGTTATGTGGATCATATCATTTCCCGGGATGCGGAAGACCGCAACGCCACCATTCGTTATGTTTTGACGGCTCTGGGAAAACTTCTGAACAAGGATCTTTTCGGCATCGAAAAATACCTGACCTGGGGAGTGGAAGTTCAAAGAAAAGTTGTTTCCAACTCCACTCACCGTGAATCCCTGCGTGAGGATCTGTACGGCTACTTCAAAAAGATGGGGGTTCGCTCCACCATTTTGGACCGTGTGAATACGGTAGTTGAAGAAATGCTGATGAATGCGATCTATGATGCGCCGGTGGATTCAAGCGGTAAATCCATTTTCAATCATGTATCCCGTAAAGAGGAAATCCAACTGGACACCCACCAGCAGTCCCAGCTTCGTTACGCCAGTGACGGGGTTTATCTGGCCGTGGGGGTGAAGGATCCATTCGGTTCTTTGACCAAAGATATCATCATTGATTATCTGCTCAGCTGTTACAATGGTTCGGCAGGAAGCATGAATGCCAATAAAGGCGGCGCGGGGCGCGGCCTTCATCAGATCATCGAAAATGCGGATTTGACAGTTTTCAACGTTAAAAAAGGCGTGTGCACTGAAGTCATCTGCATGTTCAATATCGACGGCCAAAAGCGTGAAGCCCAGCCGTCATTCCACTATTTCTTTGTATAA
- a CDS encoding HU family DNA-binding protein — MNKAQLIEKIATETKVSKAQAEAILDCAVENIKKSVKKGDDVKLVGFGTFTKAKRKARTGRNPQTGKAIKIPAAWAPKFRAGAEFKSMVK, encoded by the coding sequence ATGAACAAAGCTCAACTTATCGAAAAAATCGCTACTGAAACAAAAGTTTCCAAAGCTCAAGCAGAAGCAATCCTTGATTGCGCTGTAGAAAACATCAAAAAATCCGTTAAAAAAGGTGACGATGTTAAATTGGTTGGCTTCGGTACTTTCACTAAAGCTAAACGTAAAGCTCGCACTGGTCGCAATCCACAAACTGGTAAAGCGATCAAAATCCCTGCTGCATGGGCTCCGAAGTTCCGCGCAGGTGCTGAATTCAAATCTATGGTTAAGTAA
- the pfkA gene encoding 6-phosphofructokinase — protein MAQFDKKIQKIGVYTSGGDAPGMNAAIRAVVRVGISQKLEVYGIHNGYVGMIENKIEPLQLRDMANIIQRGGTMLKTGRSTDFMRPEGRARAAQNIKNLGLDALVCIGGDGSFRGAHALWEEHQIPVVGVPGTIDNDIFGSDKTIGFDTAVNTALEAIDRIRDTAASHDRLFIVEVMGRNSGFIASHVGLAGGAEEIFTPDANTTVEKAIDRINEAKSRGKTSSIIITAEGQKPGRAYDLADAIRKKSGMDAKVCILGHQQRGGSPTAADRILASRMGAAAVDALFKGYCDVMIGTEGERLIQVPLELVYKNEKKNQLDLISLASVLAT, from the coding sequence ATGGCTCAGTTTGATAAGAAAATTCAGAAAATTGGTGTGTACACAAGTGGCGGCGATGCGCCGGGCATGAATGCGGCAATCCGCGCAGTTGTCCGCGTGGGGATCTCACAAAAACTTGAAGTGTACGGAATTCACAACGGCTATGTCGGCATGATCGAAAACAAGATCGAGCCATTGCAACTTCGCGACATGGCCAACATCATCCAGCGCGGCGGCACTATGCTTAAAACCGGCCGCTCCACCGATTTCATGCGTCCCGAAGGCCGCGCCCGCGCCGCTCAAAATATCAAAAACCTTGGTTTGGATGCTTTGGTCTGCATCGGCGGTGACGGATCCTTCCGCGGTGCTCATGCACTTTGGGAAGAACATCAGATCCCGGTGGTCGGCGTTCCCGGCACCATCGACAATGACATCTTTGGCAGTGATAAAACCATCGGCTTTGATACGGCTGTGAACACAGCTCTTGAAGCAATTGACCGCATTCGTGACACCGCTGCCTCTCACGATCGCTTGTTCATCGTTGAAGTGATGGGCCGAAATTCTGGTTTCATCGCGTCTCACGTGGGCCTTGCTGGTGGTGCGGAAGAAATCTTCACTCCCGACGCCAACACCACTGTTGAAAAAGCCATCGACCGCATCAACGAAGCCAAGTCCCGCGGCAAAACCAGCAGTATTATCATCACCGCCGAAGGACAGAAGCCAGGCCGCGCGTATGATCTTGCTGATGCCATTCGCAAAAAATCCGGCATGGACGCAAAAGTCTGTATTCTTGGTCACCAACAACGTGGTGGCTCCCCGACTGCGGCCGACCGTATTCTTGCCAGCCGCATGGGTGCTGCCGCTGTGGACGCTTTGTTCAAAGGTTATTGCGACGTTATGATCGGCACTGAAGGTGAACGACTTATTCAGGTGCCTTTGGAACTCGTGTACAAGAACGAAAAGAAAAACCAGCTGGATCTGATCTCGCTGGCGAGTGTTCTGGCAACTTAG
- a CDS encoding DNA gyrase inhibitor YacG, producing the protein MTESQSRQVKCPQCGLLALYSSENPFRPFCSERCRLIDLGEWASESYRIPVKDSSSDALTSMDDDDYPGEDKH; encoded by the coding sequence ATGACCGAATCTCAATCTCGACAGGTCAAATGCCCGCAATGCGGGCTTTTGGCTTTGTACTCAAGCGAAAATCCTTTCCGTCCTTTCTGCTCTGAAAGATGCAGACTTATTGATCTTGGCGAGTGGGCTTCTGAGTCCTACAGAATTCCCGTCAAAGATTCTTCAAGTGATGCTTTAACTTCCATGGATGATGATGATTATCCAGGCGAAGACAAACATTAG
- a CDS encoding ABC transporter ATP-binding protein, whose translation MSDVLLEARKITMQFGGLKAVDSLEFQIKKGQLAGLIGPNGAGKTTVFNMLTGVYQPTSGEVTLEGQSLKGLAPYEISHRGVTRTFQNIRLFKNLTVLDNVLIAGHQHVRYGLFDTLFQTDSFRVDEQRLQEKAIDLLKIFKLQDKAHKPATSLPYGEQRKLEIVRALATDPKIILLDEPAAGMNHSETHHLMETIAKIREDFKLTVLLIEHDMKLVMGICENIIVLDHGVKIEEGAPQKVQSSQRVIEAYLGVEEAE comes from the coding sequence ATGTCCGACGTTCTGCTTGAGGCCCGCAAGATCACCATGCAGTTTGGCGGTCTGAAGGCCGTTGACTCGCTGGAGTTCCAAATCAAAAAAGGCCAGCTGGCTGGTTTGATCGGTCCGAACGGTGCCGGCAAGACCACGGTGTTTAATATGCTGACCGGGGTTTATCAGCCCACGTCCGGCGAAGTCACCCTGGAAGGCCAAAGCCTGAAGGGCCTGGCTCCTTATGAAATTTCCCACCGCGGGGTCACGCGCACCTTCCAGAACATTCGTCTGTTTAAAAACCTGACTGTTCTGGACAATGTTCTGATCGCCGGTCACCAGCATGTTCGTTATGGTTTGTTCGATACTTTGTTTCAGACCGATTCTTTCCGGGTGGATGAACAACGTCTGCAGGAAAAGGCGATTGATCTTTTAAAGATCTTCAAACTGCAGGACAAAGCCCATAAACCGGCCACATCCCTTCCATACGGTGAACAGCGCAAACTTGAAATCGTGCGCGCGCTGGCGACTGATCCAAAGATCATTCTTTTGGATGAACCGGCAGCCGGCATGAACCATTCAGAAACCCACCATCTGATGGAAACCATTGCGAAGATCCGCGAAGATTTCAAACTGACCGTACTGTTAATTGAACACGACATGAAGCTGGTGATGGGAATCTGTGAAAACATCATCGTTCTGGATCACGGCGTGAAGATCGAAGAAGGGGCCCCGCAAAAAGTGCAAAGCTCCCAACGTGTGATCGAAGCCTATCTGGGCGTTGAGGAGGCCGAATGA